From a region of the Aeoliella mucimassa genome:
- a CDS encoding PEP-CTERM sorting domain-containing protein, with the protein MNSRLLCAAVAALAIGVVSASSADASFALKLTNGASTVTIYDNAAGDTIGSLGVINYSGAIGDYTLTVTSTYSKPYDGSAAIPVMSMTVSAKYSGTGNGDLTVEMTDTDFGPSSNPMGADLAINSAKSTTGAVTYDAYIDLGNGEFVKTTQIGSTLGGSGIFDAEGAGSVATNGAYSLTLVTTINSTAANQTSNFDASFTVPEPATMVVWSALGLVGFAVYRRRQA; encoded by the coding sequence ATGAACTCTCGTTTACTTTGCGCTGCAGTTGCAGCGCTTGCTATCGGTGTTGTGTCTGCTTCGTCGGCAGATGCCTCGTTCGCTTTGAAGCTGACGAACGGAGCCTCCACTGTCACCATTTACGACAATGCTGCCGGTGATACGATTGGATCACTTGGGGTAATCAACTACTCTGGGGCGATTGGTGATTACACTTTGACTGTAACCTCGACCTACTCCAAGCCTTACGACGGATCGGCAGCTATTCCAGTAATGTCGATGACTGTATCGGCTAAGTACAGTGGTACAGGGAATGGCGACTTGACCGTCGAAATGACGGATACCGATTTCGGCCCAAGCTCGAATCCAATGGGTGCTGACTTGGCAATTAATAGTGCCAAGAGTACCACTGGTGCAGTCACTTACGATGCCTACATTGATTTGGGAAATGGTGAGTTTGTCAAAACCACTCAAATCGGTTCGACTCTCGGTGGCAGTGGTATTTTCGATGCTGAAGGTGCTGGTAGTGTCGCTACCAATGGTGCCTACTCGTTGACGCTTGTCACTACGATTAACAGCACTGCTGCTAATCAGACGTCGAACTTCGACGCAAGCTTTACCGTACCCGAGCCCGCTACGATGGTAGTGTGGTCGGCCCTGGGGTTGGTTGGCTTCGCCGTTTATCGGCGTCGCCAAGCCTAG